A region of the Sinorhizobium arboris LMG 14919 genome:
CTTCGCCGATCACCTGAAACTGTTCAAGCTCGGCGTCTCCTGGGGCGGCCACGAAAGCCTCATCGTGCCGGGCGAAGTCGTCCTGGCGCAGAAAGCCGAGCCCAATTCCGCGGCAGCCTTCGGCATTTCACCGCGGTCGGTACGGCTCCATGTCGGCCTGGAGGGAACGGAGGCCCTCTGGAGCGATCTCGAAGCGGCGATGACAGCCGCTTCGTCAGGCTGACGAACACGCAACAAGCGAGAACAAAGGGAACAATAAAATGAGGAAACTGATCACAGCCACCCTGCTTGCCACGCTGATGGCCGGCAGCGCTCTTGCCGACACGAAGCTGAAGCTCGTCGAGGTCATCACCAGCCCCGAGCGCACCGAAACGCTGAAGTCGATCGTCGCCAAGTTCGAACAGGCGAATCCCGGTACGACCGTGGAGATCATTTCGCTGCCCTGGGGCGAAGCCTTCCAGAAATTCGCGACCATGGTCTCGGCCGGCGAAATCCCCGACGTCATGGAAATGCCGGACACCTGGCTGTCGCTCTATGCCAATAACGGCATGCTCGAAAGCCTGGAGCCCTATCTCGAAAAGTGGGAGCACACGCCTGGCCTCACCGAGCGCGCGCTCGAACTCGGCCGCGACGTCAATGACACCGCCTATATGCTGCCCTACGGCTTCTATCTCCGGGCGATGTTCTACAACAAGAAGCTGCTCTCGGAAGCGGGCGTCGCCGAACCGCCGAAGACGATGGACGACTTCGTCAAGGCTTCCGAGGCGGTCTCCAAGCTCCCGGGCAAATCGGGCTACTGCCTGCGCGGCGGTCCGGGCGGGCTCAACGGCTGGGTCATGTTCGGCGCGACCATGGCCGGCGATAACAAGTTCTTCAACGAGGACGGCACCTCGACGATGAACAGCGAGGGCTGGATCAAAGGCCTCACCTGGGTCATCGACCTCTACAAGAACGGGCTCGCGCCGAAGGACAGCGTCAACTGGGGCTTCAACGAGATCGTCGCCGGCTTCTACAGCGGCACCTGCGCCTTCCTGGATCAGGATCCGGACGCGCTGATCGCGATCGCTCAGCGCATGAAGCCGGAGGATTTCGGCGTGACCACCATGCCGAAGGGGCCGAGCGGCAAGGCCTTTACCACGATCGGCTTTGCCGGCTGGTCGATCCTTGCCGCCAGCCAGAACAAGGATCTCTCCTGGAAGCTGGTCGAGACGCTGGAGGGGCCGGAAGGCAACATCGAGTGGAACAAGCGCACCGGCGCGCTGCCCGTCCATAAGTCGGCCGAGAAGGACCCCTTCTATGCGAGCCCGCAGTTCAAGGGCTGGTTCGACGAACTCGCCGACAAGGACGTCGTGCTGACGGTCATGCCGACCTATCTCGAAGAATTCGCCTTCTTCAAGGATTCGCTTGCCATCAAGACGAGCCAGGAGGCCCTCCTCGGCGACATCACGCCGGAAGAGCTCGCCAATCAGTGGGCCGACTACCTGACAAAGGCGCAGCAGAAGTACCTCGCAAACAAAAAGTAATGCTCGACCGGCGGCGCTTAACCGCCGCCGGTCCTCCGACGTGATGAAAGAAGGCACGCCATCGATAACGGCGGTCAAAAATAGGGGAATTCCGACCAATGGCCTATGCCGCACGCCATGACGGCCTGCCCGCAATTCGCCCGCCGCTGATGAAGCGGATCGCCGACGCCTCTGCGCCCTATCTCTACACCGCCCCGGCGCTCATTCTGATCGTTACGGTCATGCTGGTGCCTCTGGTGCTCGGCATCTCCTACGCCTTCCGCGATATCCAGCTGCTCAACCCCTTCTCGGGCGGGTTCGTCGGCCTCGATCACTTCCGTGCCCTCGCCCAGGACCAGGCTTTCTTCCGTTCGCTGCGCAACACGCTCTGGTGGACCGGCGCCTCCGTCTTTCTGCAGTTCGCCTTCGGGCTCATTCTGGCGCTTCTGCTCGACAAACCTTTCTATGGGCGCGCGATCGCGCAGGCGCTCGTCTTCCTGCCCTGGGCGGTGCCGAGCTTCCTGGCCGGCCTCAACTGGGCCTGGCTTTTCAATCCCGTCGTCGGTCCGCTGCCGCACTGGCTCTTCGCCCTCGGCATCATGAGCCAGCCGACCAACATTCTGTCCGATCCCCAGCTTGCCATGTGGGGACCGATCGTCGCCAATATCTGGTGGGGCATTCCCTTCTTCGCAATCACACTGCTGGCGGCACTCCAGGCGATCCCGCGCGATCTCTACGAGGCGGCGAGCATCGACGGGGCCGGCCCGCTGCAGCGTTTCCTTTCGATCACGCTTCCCTTCCTGGCCCCGACGATCGCGATCACCATACTGCTGCGCACGGTCTGGATCTCCAATTTCGCCGATCTCATCATCGTCATGACCAATGGCGGACCGGCGGACCGAACCCAGATCGTCGCAAGCTACATCTTCACCCAGGCGTTCAAGCGGCTGGATTTCGGCTATGCCTCGGCGATCGCGCTGGTGCTGCTGGCGCTGCTCCTCGCCTATTCATTGCTGATCGTGATCCTGCGGCAGTGGCTCCTGAGCAAGGATTGAGACCATGCGCGCCAAACCAACATTTCTGACCATTGCCCACCGCCTGGCGATCCTCGCTTTTATCGCCTTCGCGCTCTTCCCTCTCTTCTGGCTGCTCAAGGTCGCCGTCACGCCGAACGATCTTCTCTATTCGGAAGGTATTCGTCTCTGGCCGTCGCGGGCGAGCCTCGAACACTTCGACTTCGTCCTGCGGCACAGCGCCTTCCCGGTGTTCTTCCGCAACAGCCTCATCGTTTCCGGGTCGACCGCCGTCATCGTCACCATCCTCGCCTCGCTCTCCGGCTACGCGCTTTCGCGCTTCCGTTTCCGCGGCAAATACTGGCTGGTCACGCTGATGCTGCTGACACAGATGTTTCCGCTGGTGATGCTGGTCGCGCCGATCTTCAAGATCCTCTCGCCGCTGGGGCTGACCAACAGTCTCACCGGCCTCGTCGTCGTCTACACCGCCTTCAACGTTCCCTTCGCGACATTCCTGATGCAGTCCTTCTTCGACGGCATTCCGAGGGACCTCGAAGAGGCGGCGATGATCGACGGCGCGACGCAGTTCGTCGCCTTCCGCCAGATCATCCTGCCGCTGACGCTGCCCGGCATTGCCGCGACCCTCGGTTTCGTCTTCACCGCCGCCTGGAGCGAACTGCTCTTCTCGCTGATGCTGATTTCCGGCAACGCGCAGGCGACCTTTCCGGTCGGGCTCCTGTCCTTCGTTTCGAAATTCTCGGTCGACTTCGGCCAGATGATGGCCGCCGGCGTGCTGGCACTGATCCCGGCCTGCCTCTTCTTCCTCCTCATTCAACGCTATCTCGTCCAGGGCCTCACGGCCGGCGCGGTGAAAGGCTGATACGCAATGGCTTCCATCGACATCGCCAACATCAAGAAGTCCTACGGTACCCACCCGGTGCTGCACGACGTCGACCTCAACATCAGCGACGGCGAATTCGTCGTGCTCGTCGGTCCCTCCGGCTGCGGCAAGTCGACCCTGCTGCGCATGATCGCCGGGCTTGAGAGCGTGACCGGCGGCGAGATCCGCATTGCCGGCAGGCGAGTCAACGAACTCGCCCCGAAGGACCGCGACATCGCCATGGTGTTCCAGTCCTATGCGCTCTACCCGCATATGTCGGTCGCGAAGAACATGAGCTACAGCCTGAGGCTCCGCAAGACGGCCAAGGACAGGATAACGACGGTCGTTGCGGGCGCCGCTGCCAAGCTCGGCCTCGACCCGCTGCTCGACCGCCGCCCCAGGGCGCTCTCCGGCGGCCAGCGCCAGCGCGTCGCCATGGGCCGCGCCATCGTGCGCCAGCCGAAGGCCTTTCTCTTCGACGAGCCGCTCTCCAATCTCGATGCGCGCCTGCGCGAGCAGATGCGCGCCGAAATCAAGAAGCTGCACAAGGATCTGGGCGCCACCTCTATCTATGTGACGCATGATCAGATCGAGGCGATGACCCTTGCCGACCGGATCGTCGCCATGAATGGCGGCGTAGTCCAGCAGGTCGGAAGCCCGCTCGATCTTTACGATCGCCCGGCCAACCTTTTCGTGGCCGGCTTCATCGGCTCGCCGGGCATGAACTTCTTCGAAGGCACCTATCATGCGGGCGAGGCGCCGCGCCTGGAGCTGGCGGGCGACATCGGCATTCCGCTGGACGCGGCCGCGCCCGTTCCGAACAACTCGAAGGTGACGCTCGGCATCCGTCCCGAACATGTCGTGCTTGCCGGCCACGGACCGGAGACGCTGCTTGCCGGCGTCGACCTGGTCGAGCCGACCGGCTTCGGCATCATCCTGCATCTCTCGGTCGGGCGGGCGGCCTTCAAGGCCTTCACCAATGACCGATCGTTTCTGACCGCATCCGGCACGGTCCCCGTCCGCTTTCCTGGCCACCACCTTCATTTCTTCGATACGGAGGGCAAACGCCTCTGAAATGCTCAGGGTCGCCGATGCATGGCAGCAGTCTGTGCTTAGCCAGAAGGAGCAATTGACTTCTCCCCGGCAAGGACTAGCTTCTTTCCTGTCGCACGTATCAACCGCACCGGCGCGCCATTTCTAAGAAGCAAGCACCGCCAAAGCAGATTTGACGATAGCCTTCCTTGCCCCGCGCCGGGCGAAATTGAGGAAGTATCATGCGAATTGCACTTGCTGCCCTGTCTTTTTTGGCACTCTCGCTCTGTCCGGTCGCCGGGCTCGCCCAGGAGGGCGATGCCGAAGCCGGCGCCACCGTCTTCAAGAAATGCGCAACCTGTCATGTCATCGACAAGGACCAGAACAAAGTCGGTCCGTCGCTGCAAGGCATTATCGGCCGGACGGCCGGCACCCATGAGGGCTTCAAATATTCGGATGCCATGGTCGAAGCGGGCAAGGGTGGTCTCGTCTGGGACGACGCGGCGCTGACCGAGTATCTCCGCAATCCCAAGGCCATGGTCAAGGGCACCAAGATGGTATTCCCCGGCCTCAAAAAGGACGAGGAGATTGCCAACGTCATCGCCTACCTGAAGCAGCATTCCAAATAGGAATACTTCCGGGGAGAGCGAATACGGTCTCTTTCCGATGATTTGCCAGTATTTTCCGTTCGTGCAATAATTGTGATCGGAACTCTGCGGATTGCGTATTCGTCTCACGGCCGATCATGGCGGGGGAGGGACAGGAAATGGCCGTGGTAGTGATTCTGGTTCTGCTGGCCGTCGGCTCAGTGTTGTTCCATTTGCTCAGTCCTTGGTGGTGGACCCCGATCGCCTCCAATTGGAGTTACATCGACAATACCATCACCATCACCTTCTGGATCACCGGCATCGCCTTCACTGCCGTGGTCCTGTTCATGGCCTATTGCGTCCTGCGCTTCCGCCACCGTCCCGGCAATACCGCCGCTTACGAGCCCGAGAACAGGAGGCTCGAAGGCTGGCTCGCGACGGGCACGACCTTCGGCGTCGCGGCCATGCTTGCGCCGGGCCTCTTCGTCTGGAACCAGTTCGTCACCGTCCCGCAGAATGCGTCCGAAGTGGAGGTGATCGGCCAGCAATGGTTGTGGAGCTTCCGGCTGCCCGGGGCGGACGGCAAGCTGGGCACGACCGAAACGCGCAACATCGTGCCTGAAAATACACTCGGGCTGAATACGACCGACGCCGCGGGCCAGGACGATCTCATCATAGAGGGCGGCGAGCTTCATCTGCCGGTCGGCAAGCCGGTCAAGATGCTGCTCCGGTCCGTCGACGTCCTGCACGATTTCTACGTTCCCGAATTCCGCGCCAAGATGGATATGGTGCCGGGCATGGTGACCTATTTCTGGTTCACGCCGACTCGGACCGGAACCTTCGAGATACTCTGCGCCGAACTCTGCGGCGTCGGCCACCCGCAGATGCGCGGTACCGTCGTGGTCGACACCGAGGAAGACTACCAGGCCTGGCTCGCCGAGCAGCAGACCTTTTCGCAACTGTCCGCATCGGCAGAAACAAGAGCGATTCCAGGAAAAGTATGTAGCGGTTTTCCGTCCGGAATTGCGACCGAACAAGGAACTGGAGCATTCGCGCTTTCCGAAGAAGAGCGGGAATGCTTAAGCCCGGCGTCGACAGCGGTCGCCGCCTCAGCGGCGCAGTAGGAGGCGCCGTGAAGTAGCCTCTGGGAGGAGATATGATGGTCGACGTCCGGTCCGGTATTGGCGAGGCACTTCCGCCTCCCGAAGTCGAGGATGTTGAGCTTTATCATCCGCATAGCTGGTGGACGCGCTACGTCTTCAGCCAGGATGCGAAAATCATAGCCATTCAATACGCGACCACCGCGATCGCCATCGGAATGGTGGCGCTGGTGCTCTCCTGGCTGATGCGTCTGCAGCTCGGCTTTCCCGGCACATTCGATCTGATCGATGCCGAGGCCTACTACCAGTACATCACCATGCATGGAATGATCATGGTGATCTATCTGCTCACCGCGCTCTTCCTCGGCGGTTTCGGCAACTATCTGATCCCGTTGATGGTCGGCGCGCGCGACATGGTGTTCCCCTACGCCAACATGCTGAGCTACTGGATCTATCTGCTCGCCGTCCTCGTTCTGGCCGCAAGCT
Encoded here:
- a CDS encoding ABC transporter substrate-binding protein is translated as MRKLITATLLATLMAGSALADTKLKLVEVITSPERTETLKSIVAKFEQANPGTTVEIISLPWGEAFQKFATMVSAGEIPDVMEMPDTWLSLYANNGMLESLEPYLEKWEHTPGLTERALELGRDVNDTAYMLPYGFYLRAMFYNKKLLSEAGVAEPPKTMDDFVKASEAVSKLPGKSGYCLRGGPGGLNGWVMFGATMAGDNKFFNEDGTSTMNSEGWIKGLTWVIDLYKNGLAPKDSVNWGFNEIVAGFYSGTCAFLDQDPDALIAIAQRMKPEDFGVTTMPKGPSGKAFTTIGFAGWSILAASQNKDLSWKLVETLEGPEGNIEWNKRTGALPVHKSAEKDPFYASPQFKGWFDELADKDVVLTVMPTYLEEFAFFKDSLAIKTSQEALLGDITPEELANQWADYLTKAQQKYLANKK
- a CDS encoding carbohydrate ABC transporter permease — encoded protein: MAYAARHDGLPAIRPPLMKRIADASAPYLYTAPALILIVTVMLVPLVLGISYAFRDIQLLNPFSGGFVGLDHFRALAQDQAFFRSLRNTLWWTGASVFLQFAFGLILALLLDKPFYGRAIAQALVFLPWAVPSFLAGLNWAWLFNPVVGPLPHWLFALGIMSQPTNILSDPQLAMWGPIVANIWWGIPFFAITLLAALQAIPRDLYEAASIDGAGPLQRFLSITLPFLAPTIAITILLRTVWISNFADLIIVMTNGGPADRTQIVASYIFTQAFKRLDFGYASAIALVLLALLLAYSLLIVILRQWLLSKD
- a CDS encoding carbohydrate ABC transporter permease, whose product is MRAKPTFLTIAHRLAILAFIAFALFPLFWLLKVAVTPNDLLYSEGIRLWPSRASLEHFDFVLRHSAFPVFFRNSLIVSGSTAVIVTILASLSGYALSRFRFRGKYWLVTLMLLTQMFPLVMLVAPIFKILSPLGLTNSLTGLVVVYTAFNVPFATFLMQSFFDGIPRDLEEAAMIDGATQFVAFRQIILPLTLPGIAATLGFVFTAAWSELLFSLMLISGNAQATFPVGLLSFVSKFSVDFGQMMAAGVLALIPACLFFLLIQRYLVQGLTAGAVKG
- a CDS encoding ABC transporter ATP-binding protein, encoding MASIDIANIKKSYGTHPVLHDVDLNISDGEFVVLVGPSGCGKSTLLRMIAGLESVTGGEIRIAGRRVNELAPKDRDIAMVFQSYALYPHMSVAKNMSYSLRLRKTAKDRITTVVAGAAAKLGLDPLLDRRPRALSGGQRQRVAMGRAIVRQPKAFLFDEPLSNLDARLREQMRAEIKKLHKDLGATSIYVTHDQIEAMTLADRIVAMNGGVVQQVGSPLDLYDRPANLFVAGFIGSPGMNFFEGTYHAGEAPRLELAGDIGIPLDAAAPVPNNSKVTLGIRPEHVVLAGHGPETLLAGVDLVEPTGFGIILHLSVGRAAFKAFTNDRSFLTASGTVPVRFPGHHLHFFDTEGKRL
- a CDS encoding c-type cytochrome; the protein is MRIALAALSFLALSLCPVAGLAQEGDAEAGATVFKKCATCHVIDKDQNKVGPSLQGIIGRTAGTHEGFKYSDAMVEAGKGGLVWDDAALTEYLRNPKAMVKGTKMVFPGLKKDEEIANVIAYLKQHSK
- a CDS encoding cytochrome c oxidase subunit II, encoding MAVVVILVLLAVGSVLFHLLSPWWWTPIASNWSYIDNTITITFWITGIAFTAVVLFMAYCVLRFRHRPGNTAAYEPENRRLEGWLATGTTFGVAAMLAPGLFVWNQFVTVPQNASEVEVIGQQWLWSFRLPGADGKLGTTETRNIVPENTLGLNTTDAAGQDDLIIEGGELHLPVGKPVKMLLRSVDVLHDFYVPEFRAKMDMVPGMVTYFWFTPTRTGTFEILCAELCGVGHPQMRGTVVVDTEEDYQAWLAEQQTFSQLSASAETRAIPGKVCSGFPSGIATEQGTGAFALSEEERECLSPASTAVAASAAQ